Proteins co-encoded in one Acidobacteriota bacterium genomic window:
- a CDS encoding fumarate reductase/succinate dehydrogenase flavoprotein subunit, with protein MDYPIFEHDVIVIGAGGAGLRAAIEASGSGVSVGLICKSLLGKAHTVMAEGGMAAAMGNVDDRDNWRVHFADTMRGGQYVNNWRMAELHAKEAPDRVKELEAWGAVFDRTKDGKILQRNFGGHRYPRLAHVGDRTGLELIRTLQDHGIHQGIEVYMEVTVLSLLKDGDRVVGCLAYEREHGRFRIYKCKALVLATGGIGRAYKITSNSWEGTGDGHALAYDAGAELIDMEFIQFHPTGMVWPPSVRGILVTEGVRGEGGILRNSEGKRFMFDDIPDNYKDQTADNEEEGWRYVTGDKNARRPPELLTRDHVARCIMREVKAGRGSPHGGVYLDIAWIKEKIQNAPDHIKKKLPSMYHQFKQLANLDITTTPMEVGPTTHYVMGGIRVDADTQASTVPGLFAAGECAAGINGANRLGGNSLSDLIVFGKRAGEYAAIFAKENGHGTIDNDQVAKIAKSALEPFEREGGENPYTIQHDLQELMQANVGIVRTQDEMIEALNGLDILRNRAARTFVPGNIDFNPGWHTALDLHNLLIVSEAIARAAIERTESRGGHFREDFQAKDPEFAKFNFALKKTEDGAMAISKIPIPEMPDYLKEVIKEMG; from the coding sequence ATGGATTATCCAATATTTGAACACGACGTTATCGTCATCGGTGCTGGTGGAGCGGGGCTTCGGGCGGCTATTGAGGCCTCGGGCTCGGGTGTGAGCGTCGGGCTGATATGCAAGTCCTTGCTCGGCAAGGCTCACACCGTGATGGCTGAGGGCGGCATGGCGGCGGCGATGGGGAATGTCGATGACCGCGACAATTGGCGGGTACATTTCGCTGACACGATGCGCGGCGGCCAATACGTAAATAACTGGCGAATGGCCGAGCTTCATGCAAAAGAGGCCCCGGACCGCGTCAAAGAATTAGAGGCCTGGGGTGCAGTTTTTGACCGCACAAAAGACGGCAAGATCCTCCAGCGAAATTTCGGCGGGCATCGCTATCCGAGGCTTGCTCACGTTGGCGACCGTACCGGTTTAGAGCTGATCCGTACGCTCCAAGATCACGGTATTCATCAGGGCATTGAGGTTTACATGGAGGTCACCGTGCTTTCACTGCTGAAAGACGGTGATCGCGTGGTCGGCTGTCTCGCATATGAGCGTGAACACGGGCGTTTTCGCATTTATAAATGCAAGGCGTTGGTGCTGGCGACCGGCGGCATCGGGCGGGCGTACAAGATCACTTCTAATTCGTGGGAAGGAACTGGCGATGGCCACGCTCTCGCTTACGACGCCGGAGCTGAGCTGATCGATATGGAATTTATCCAGTTCCACCCGACCGGCATGGTCTGGCCGCCGTCGGTTCGCGGAATTCTCGTCACCGAAGGCGTCCGCGGCGAAGGCGGCATTTTGCGTAACAGCGAAGGCAAGCGGTTCATGTTCGACGACATTCCGGACAACTACAAAGACCAAACCGCCGACAACGAAGAGGAAGGCTGGCGATACGTGACCGGTGACAAAAACGCCCGACGCCCGCCCGAACTCCTTACCCGCGACCACGTCGCCCGCTGCATCATGCGCGAGGTCAAAGCCGGACGCGGTTCGCCGCACGGCGGAGTTTACCTCGACATCGCCTGGATCAAAGAAAAGATACAAAACGCACCGGACCACATTAAGAAGAAGCTTCCGTCGATGTATCACCAGTTCAAGCAGCTCGCGAATCTCGACATCACGACCACACCGATGGAGGTTGGGCCGACGACGCATTATGTGATGGGCGGCATTCGGGTTGATGCGGATACGCAGGCATCGACCGTACCTGGATTATTCGCGGCAGGTGAATGCGCGGCAGGTATCAACGGTGCGAACCGTCTCGGGGGCAATTCACTCTCAGATCTCATCGTTTTCGGCAAGCGAGCCGGTGAATATGCCGCGATCTTTGCCAAAGAGAACGGCCACGGCACGATCGACAACGACCAGGTCGCCAAGATCGCGAAAAGCGCACTCGAACCATTTGAACGAGAAGGCGGGGAGAATCCGTACACGATCCAACACGATCTGCAGGAATTGATGCAGGCAAATGTCGGCATCGTCCGCACACAGGACGAGATGATCGAGGCTCTGAACGGCCTCGATATTCTCAGAAACCGAGCCGCACGGACATTTGTCCCCGGCAACATCGATTTCAACCCCGGCTGGCACACGGCACTCGACCTGCACAACCTGCTCATCGTCTCCGAAGCCATCGCCCGGGCGGCAATCGAACGCACGGAGAGCCGCGGCGGCCATTTTCGCGAAGATTTCCAGGCAAAAGATCCGGAATTTGCCAAATTCAACTTCGCCCTCAAAAAGACCGAAGACGGCGCGATGGCGATCTCAAAAATTCCGATTCCGGAAATGCCGGATTATTTGAAAGAGGTTATTAAGGAAATGGGATAG
- a CDS encoding alginate lyase family protein, translated as MRKLTGLLSLISLFFISATVPLGQTAPRVYVLNAKTLQERRKAVLDPKTAAQYVRSIKRLTSDADRALKVEIAPVTSKTASPPSGDKHDYMSQAPYFWKNPDTKTGFPYIRRDGERNPEILQYPDHTLMDDMVKTVETLSIGYYFTGKEEYAARAATILRMWFLGAKTKMNPHLEYAQAIPGLNTGRGIGIIETHGLIRVVDSIGLLAASKAWTKDDQAGLETWFGKYVTWLTESKNGRDEAAAKNNHGTIYDVQVASFALFAGKPDIAKKLIESAKANRIAKQIEPDGKQPLELERTKAWSYSTMNLGGFVELALLGDAVGIDLWSYQTSDGRSIRKAFDWLYPFADGKKKWEYQQIEPLLGERLYDQMRKAKDKYRDDKFKAALSAIPSMSPDDRDWLLLL; from the coding sequence ATGCGAAAACTTACAGGCTTGCTTTCTCTTATCTCATTATTTTTCATTTCAGCAACTGTTCCCTTGGGCCAGACTGCACCGAGAGTGTACGTGCTTAACGCGAAAACTCTGCAGGAACGCCGCAAAGCGGTTCTTGATCCAAAAACCGCCGCGCAATACGTACGTTCGATCAAGCGGCTGACGTCAGACGCTGACAGGGCCCTAAAGGTCGAGATCGCTCCCGTTACGTCGAAAACTGCCTCACCGCCGAGCGGCGATAAGCACGATTACATGAGCCAGGCTCCGTATTTCTGGAAGAATCCGGACACGAAAACCGGCTTCCCATACATCCGCCGCGACGGCGAGCGAAACCCCGAGATCCTGCAATATCCCGATCACACGCTGATGGACGACATGGTAAAGACCGTCGAGACGCTGTCGATCGGCTATTACTTCACCGGAAAAGAAGAATATGCCGCACGAGCCGCGACGATCCTGCGGATGTGGTTCCTCGGTGCAAAAACGAAAATGAACCCGCATCTGGAATACGCGCAGGCAATACCGGGGCTGAATACGGGACGCGGTATCGGGATCATTGAGACCCACGGCCTGATCCGCGTCGTTGACTCGATCGGATTGCTCGCGGCTTCAAAAGCCTGGACAAAAGACGATCAAGCCGGCCTCGAAACCTGGTTCGGCAAATACGTCACGTGGCTCACCGAAAGCAAAAACGGCCGCGACGAGGCTGCGGCTAAGAACAATCACGGCACGATCTACGACGTTCAGGTCGCATCGTTCGCTTTGTTCGCGGGTAAACCCGATATCGCCAAAAAGCTGATCGAATCGGCAAAAGCAAACCGCATCGCCAAACAGATCGAGCCCGACGGCAAACAGCCGCTCGAGCTCGAACGCACCAAGGCGTGGAGCTACAGCACGATGAATCTGGGCGGATTTGTTGAGCTCGCCCTGCTCGGCGACGCTGTCGGCATCGACCTCTGGAGCTATCAAACATCGGACGGCCGCAGCATTCGTAAGGCGTTCGACTGGCTGTATCCCTTCGCCGACGGCAAGAAAAAATGGGAATACCAGCAGATCGAGCCGCTCCTCGGCGAACGCCTCTACGACCAGATGAGGAAAGCCAAAGATAAATACCGCGACGACAAATTCAAGGCCGCGTTATCGGCGATCCCATCCATGTCACCAGACGACCGCGACTGGCTTTTGCTGCTTTAG
- a CDS encoding succinate dehydrogenase, with translation MASNLVSIQRRGFGQTMRRDNWWVAPLLTFIGLGAFVVYSTWAAFQGQHYSFGNYLSPFYSPEIFGNSPHALFGPPPSWLPSWLPFSPALLILWAPGGFRFTCYYYRGAYYKAMWADPIACAVGEPRKGYRGENWFPLVMQNIHRYFLYLALIFLFFLAYDAWNAMWFLGPDGKQHFGIGVGTIVLTANVFCLGFYTLSCHSLRHLVGGVYDVLSNKPIRKKAYGCVSALNKRHMLFAWISLFVVGFSDIYVRMCSMGVWKDFRFF, from the coding sequence ATGGCATCTAATCTGGTATCGATTCAGCGGCGAGGATTTGGTCAGACGATGCGCAGGGACAACTGGTGGGTCGCGCCGCTGCTGACCTTCATTGGGCTTGGAGCGTTCGTTGTGTATTCAACGTGGGCAGCATTTCAGGGCCAGCATTACAGCTTTGGCAATTATTTGTCACCGTTCTATTCGCCTGAGATATTCGGAAATTCGCCTCACGCGCTCTTCGGCCCGCCGCCGAGCTGGCTGCCGTCGTGGCTGCCGTTTTCGCCCGCTTTGCTTATCCTGTGGGCTCCCGGCGGATTTCGGTTCACGTGCTATTACTATCGCGGAGCCTACTACAAAGCCATGTGGGCCGATCCGATCGCCTGTGCCGTTGGCGAACCGCGCAAAGGCTATCGCGGCGAAAACTGGTTCCCGCTGGTTATGCAAAACATCCATCGCTATTTTCTCTATCTTGCACTAATATTTTTGTTCTTCCTCGCCTACGACGCGTGGAATGCGATGTGGTTCCTCGGCCCAGACGGCAAACAGCATTTTGGCATCGGCGTAGGAACTATCGTCCTGACGGCGAATGTCTTTTGCCTCGGCTTCTACACCCTAAGCTGCCATAGCCTGCGGCATCTCGTCGGCGGCGTTTATGACGTGCTTTCGAACAAACCGATCAGGAAAAAAGCGTACGGCTGCGTCAGCGCGCTGAACAAACGGCACATGTTATTCGCGTGGATCAGCTTGTTTGTGGTCGGGTTTTCGGATATCTACGTGCGGATGTGCTCGATGGGCGTTTGGAAAGATTTCAGATTTTTTTAG
- a CDS encoding glucoamylase — MSIFIHLSLILFSLAITAQTISPGGPGKDAQWATAGKQAVGTSASLESKVWFTLAQGVMTEVYYPDVTVANVHLLQFLVVDPKTKKVETEQDDAIHEIKVLRPDSLTFQQVNTAKSGKWKISKTYAADQKSNSILIKVEFLPKVSGLRLYVFYDPSLANSGMHDSGAYYLAKPSDPSDQRSKDVLSGFVGYDGEISSFLHISGKMEEAWTGPIGPNDGLTQLRKGGTINSRQTNAESGNIVQIARVTHPRNFVVTLSFARTIDDVVKEPFRSWIQYAFKDWTTPPKREASKFADYVERLFVEYEREWADYVKTIPKVDPKFQAQFNMAAMQLKALEDKTARGANIASLTVPWGGGENANENNVGGYHLVWARDLYQVFTAYMALGDRAAAERALDFLLKVQQKPDGSFPQNSWLDGKPFWGSLQMDEVAFPLIMAWQLGRFDKATYENHLKKAADFIVKNGPATPQERWEEESGYSPSTIAAEIAGLVCAADIAKRNGDTASAAKYLATADNWHANIENWTATKTGKYGDGNYYLRITQNGKPDAGEMIEINNGSGTYDERDIVDAGFLELVRLGLKPANDPLIAKSVKVIDQVIKVTTPNGDGFYRYNHDGYGEMDDGRRWNFDGKYTGKGRLWVLLSGERGQYEIALCNETIKKIQLDGFNCNEKEMDGWRYNRLDAMAKFANEGLMIPEQVWDKPDLRSPDKQFVPDLKFGEGTGSATPLAWSMAQFIRLATNIKAGKNLDTPQVVYDRYVSGNR, encoded by the coding sequence GTGTCCATCTTTATCCATCTGTCGTTAATTCTTTTCTCGCTCGCCATCACAGCCCAAACCATCTCACCCGGCGGCCCAGGCAAGGACGCCCAGTGGGCGACCGCCGGTAAACAAGCCGTCGGCACATCCGCTTCGCTCGAATCAAAGGTCTGGTTCACACTCGCTCAGGGCGTGATGACCGAGGTTTATTATCCGGATGTGACGGTTGCGAATGTTCACCTCCTGCAATTCCTCGTCGTCGATCCCAAAACAAAAAAGGTCGAAACCGAGCAGGACGACGCGATCCACGAGATCAAAGTCCTACGGCCTGATTCGCTGACATTTCAGCAGGTGAATACGGCGAAGTCAGGGAAATGGAAGATCTCTAAAACCTATGCAGCCGATCAAAAAAGTAACTCCATCTTGATAAAAGTTGAATTTCTGCCAAAAGTGAGCGGCCTGCGATTGTACGTCTTTTACGATCCCTCTCTGGCAAATAGCGGCATGCACGACAGCGGCGCGTACTACCTCGCTAAGCCATCTGATCCCTCGGATCAAAGATCAAAAGATGTTCTCTCCGGATTCGTTGGCTATGACGGCGAGATCTCATCATTTCTCCATATCAGCGGTAAGATGGAAGAAGCATGGACAGGTCCGATCGGTCCGAACGATGGTCTTACACAGCTTCGCAAGGGTGGAACGATAAACAGCCGACAAACAAATGCTGAAAGTGGAAATATCGTTCAGATCGCTCGCGTTACACACCCTAGGAACTTCGTTGTAACTCTGTCGTTTGCTCGAACGATCGATGACGTAGTCAAAGAGCCATTCAGATCGTGGATTCAGTACGCGTTCAAAGATTGGACTACACCACCAAAACGGGAGGCCTCAAAATTTGCAGATTATGTCGAACGCCTTTTTGTTGAGTATGAACGCGAGTGGGCCGATTACGTCAAAACCATCCCTAAAGTCGATCCCAAATTCCAGGCCCAGTTCAACATGGCTGCGATGCAGTTAAAGGCTCTTGAAGATAAGACTGCGCGTGGGGCGAATATTGCTAGTTTGACGGTTCCGTGGGGCGGTGGTGAGAATGCGAACGAAAATAATGTCGGCGGATATCATCTCGTTTGGGCACGCGATCTGTATCAGGTTTTTACGGCGTACATGGCGCTTGGCGATAGGGCGGCGGCGGAGCGGGCTTTGGATTTTTTGCTGAAGGTTCAGCAAAAGCCGGATGGCAGTTTTCCGCAGAATTCGTGGCTCGACGGCAAGCCTTTCTGGGGTTCGCTTCAGATGGACGAGGTCGCTTTTCCGCTGATTATGGCGTGGCAGCTTGGAAGGTTTGATAAGGCGACTTACGAAAATCACCTGAAAAAAGCGGCCGATTTCATCGTCAAAAACGGCCCCGCGACGCCGCAGGAGCGTTGGGAAGAGGAATCCGGCTATTCGCCATCGACCATCGCCGCCGAGATCGCCGGGCTCGTGTGTGCCGCCGACATTGCAAAGCGAAACGGCGATACAGCCTCCGCCGCAAAATATCTCGCAACCGCCGACAATTGGCACGCCAATATCGAAAATTGGACCGCGACCAAAACCGGCAAATACGGCGACGGCAACTATTACCTCCGCATCACCCAGAACGGCAAACCCGATGCCGGTGAAATGATCGAGATCAATAACGGCTCCGGCACCTATGACGAACGCGACATCGTCGACGCGGGCTTCCTCGAACTCGTACGCCTCGGCCTCAAACCCGCGAACGATCCGCTGATCGCCAAATCGGTAAAGGTTATCGACCAAGTCATCAAGGTCACAACGCCGAACGGTGACGGCTTCTACCGCTACAACCACGACGGGTACGGCGAAATGGATGACGGACGGCGTTGGAACTTTGACGGAAAATATACAGGGAAAGGGCGTTTATGGGTTCTGCTTTCCGGCGAACGCGGCCAATATGAAATCGCTCTTTGCAATGAAACCATCAAAAAGATCCAACTTGATGGATTCAATTGCAACGAAAAGGAAATGGATGGTTGGCGATATAATCGGCTCGACGCGATGGCGAAATTCGCCAACGAAGGCCTCATGATCCCCGAACAAGTCTGGGACAAACCAGATCTCAGATCTCCCGATAAACAATTCGTCCCCGACCTGAAGTTTGGCGAGGGCACCGGTTCGGCAACGCCGCTTGCGTGGTCGATGGCACAGTTCATTCGCCTCGCGACGAATATCAAAGCCGGAAAAAACCTTGACACGCCGCAGGTGGTTTACGACCGATATGTTAGTGGAAACCGATAA
- the tnpA gene encoding IS200/IS605 family transposase, producing the protein MPWIRVWLHFVWATKNHAPLLSDNIRQSVFQHIRENARTKGIFIDHINGYIDHVHCLISLGSDQSIEKIMQLLKGESSFWINKSGLTNHKFEWQNEYFVVSVNPAGLNSVRRYIASQEEHHRQATFEQEFDNFLVRAGFHRFPDSH; encoded by the coding sequence ATGCCTTGGATAAGGGTCTGGTTACATTTTGTTTGGGCGACAAAAAATCATGCTCCACTTCTCAGTGACAACATCCGGCAGTCTGTTTTTCAACATATCCGAGAGAATGCCAGAACAAAAGGTATATTTATCGATCACATAAACGGATACATAGATCATGTACATTGCTTGATATCGCTTGGCAGCGATCAGTCGATAGAAAAGATAATGCAGCTCTTAAAGGGCGAGTCCTCATTTTGGATTAACAAAAGCGGACTCACCAACCATAAGTTTGAATGGCAGAACGAATACTTTGTTGTTTCGGTAAATCCGGCGGGTTTGAACAGTGTTCGGCGTTATATAGCAAGTCAAGAGGAGCATCATCGGCAAGCAACGTTTGAGCAAGAGTTCGATAATTTTCTCGTCCGAGCTGGTTTTCATAGATTTCCTGATTCGCACTAG